The Prosthecobacter sp. SYSU 5D2 nucleotide sequence GTTAAGACAACATGGCATCCTGTGTTTCATTCGCTACACCCTTGGTCCTCCTGGCAGCCCTGCCTGCAGCCGCATCGGTGGACTTTGCCCGCGACATTCAGCCGCTCTTTGCCGAGCACTGCCTGGAATGCCATGGGCCTGACGATGCCAAGGGCGGCCTGACCCTGACTTCGCGTGAGGATGCGCTGAAGACTCTGAAAAGCGGTGCCCACGGCATCATCCCCGGCAAACCTGAGGCTAGCGAACTCATCACCCGAGTCACCAGCACCGATCCCGATGAGCAGATGCCACCGCCCAAACACCGGGCCAAGAAACCCATCACCGAGCGGGAGACGGAACTGCTGAGGCAATGGATCGCCGATGGCGCGAAGTATGAGTTGCACTGGGCCTATCAGCCGGTGGACAAGCCTGCGGTGCCAAAGGGAAAGCACCCGGTGGATGCCTTTATCCATGCTCGCCTCCAGGCTGAAGGTCTGACGCCATCGCCTGAGGCGGACCGCATCACCTTAGTCCGACGTGTTCACTACGATTTGTTAGGCCTACCGCCTTCTCCTGAGCTGGTGGATGCTTTTGTGGCGGACAAGTCTCCCCGCGCTTATGAGGTCATGCTGGACCAGGCGCTGGCCAGCCCGCATTTCGGCGAGCGCTGGGGCCGTCACTGGCTGGACATGGCACGATATGCGGACAGCGACGGTTATGAAAAAGACCGGCCCCGTCCGGATGCCTGGCGTTATCGCGACTGGGTCATCCGAGCCATCAATGAGGACCTGCCTTTTGACCAGTTCACCATCGAGCAGCTCGCTGGGGATCTTTTGCCATCCGCCACCCCTGAGCAGATCGTCGCCACGGCCTTCAACCGCCAGACCCTGACGAATACCGAAGGCGGCACGGACCAGGAGCAGTTCCGCGTTGAAGCCTGCATGGACCGCACGGAGACCGTGGGGGCTGTCTGGATGGGCCTCACGGTGGGCTGTGCGCGCTGCCATACCCACAAGTATGACCAGATCACCCATCGGGAATACTTTCAGCTTTATGCCTACTTTAACAATGGTGATGAAGTGGTCCGGCAGGCCCCGGTTTCCCCGGAGGAATGGAGCCGCTACGAGAAAGCCAACGGAGCCTCCACGCGCAAGCTCATTCCGCTGCAAAAGACCCTGGACGAAGCCAAAGCAAATCTGCCACAAGCTTTGACCAAGTGGGAGCCGGGTGTCCAGGCACGGCTGAAAAAGGCCCGTGAAGCCAAGGCGACGGCTGCGTTTTCACCTCTAAAAATCACCAAGATTACCAGCAAGGCGGGCAGCAAATTTGAGCATCTGCCAGATGACTCAGTGCTGGCATCAGGCAAGCAGGGCAAGACGGACCGTTATACCCTGGAAATGAAAACGGGAGATGCCCCGGTCTATGCGATTCAGATCGAGGTCCTAGCCGATGATTCCTTGCCGGGCAAAGGCCCTGGACGCAGTTCGAGAGGCAACTTTGTGCTCAATGAGGTGACGCTGATGGTTGCGGGCAAAAGCGTGGGATTGCATTCTCCCAAAGCGACCTTTGAGCAGTCAGGCTTCAAGGCGGCAGGTACAGTGGACGGGGATCTGGAGACAGGCTGGGCCATCAGCGGCGGTACTGGCAAGCCGCACAAGCTTACCCTGCAACTGGCAGAGCCTGCGTCTGCGAACCAGACTCTAACCCTTTTGTTAGACCAGCATTACGGAAAAAATGAGCACAGCATTGGCCGCTTCCGTGTGCGGGCCTCGAATGTGGAGACAGAAGATTCCATTGCACCATCTGCTGTGGTGAGAATCCTGGATGAAGAACCCCGCCGCAGAAATCCGGTGGTGATCCAAGCGCTCTATGACTGGCTGGAGAAAACCGATCCAAGAGTGGTCGCCGCAGCGGCAGCGCTGAAGGCTGCCCAGGACAAGCTTCCTAAACCACCCCTCATGGACGTGCGGGTGCTGGCCCAGCGCCGGGACGCACGCGAAACGCATGTTCTATACCGGGGCGACTTCCTGCAACCGACGGACAAAGTGCAGCCGGGCACCCTGGATGTGCTTCCAAAAAGGAAAGCAGAAAGCGGCACCCGGCTGGACCTGGCGCAGTGGCTGGTCAGCCGGGAGAACCCGCTGACCTCACGCGTGACGGTGAACCACATCTGGGGCAAGCTTTTCGGCGAAGGTCTGGTGAAAACCTCGGCTGACTTCGGCGTGCGCGGCGACCGCCCCACGCATCCCGAATTGCTGGACTGGCTGGCAGCGGACTTCATGGACCAGGGCTGGAGCCGGAAGAAGCTGCTGAAGACCATCATGATGAGCAGCACCTACCGCCAGCAGTCCATGGACCGGGCGGAGGCCTCCGCCAAGGACCCGAAAAACGAGCTGCTGTGGAAGCAGAACCGCCTGCGGGTGGAGGCGGAGATTGTGCGTGACCTGGGCCTGGCGGCCAGCGGCCTCCTGGCACCCAAGATCGGCGGCCCGAGCGTGTTCCCACCCATGCCTGCGGATGTCGCCGCCCTGAGTTATGCCAACAACTTCAAGTGGGCCACCAGTGCTGGCGCAGACCGTTACCGGCGGGGCATTTATACTTTCTTCAAACGCACCTCCCCCTACCCCGACCTGACCACCTTCGACTGCCCGGACTCGAATGTGGCCAATGTGAAACGCTCCATATCGAATACCCCGCTTCAGGCCCTGACCACACTGAATGCCGAGCCATATAACGAGACCGCCCAGGCCCTGGCAGCCCGTATCCTCAAAGAAGAGTACCCCACCGATACCGCCCGCATCACCCGCGCCTTCCGGCTATGCGTGAGCCGTATGCCTGAACTTAACGAACTGCAGGCCCTTCAGAAACTGCTGGATGATGCAAGATACCATTATCAGGCAGCCAGTGAGGAAGCCAAAACGGCAGTGGGTGCCTATACGGTCACGAATACTCCGGACCATGAAACCGCAGCCTGGGTGGCCACCACCCGCATCCTGCTGAACATGGATGAATTCATCACCCGTGAATGACATTCCCGGTGGCATGACGTGCTGAACCCACTTATCAACCGGGATGCTTGTAGAACGATTCAAATACACCATCTGGGCGGCGGACATGGAGCGCGCGCTGAAGTTCTATACCGACGTCTTCGGCGGCAAGCTCATCAAACAAAATCCGCATATCGGCGAGGTGGAAATCTGCGGCAGTGTCCTGTCCATCCATGGCGGTGGCGAAGGGGGGAAGACCTGGACCGGCCTGACCTTCCAGGTGCCGGATGTGATCGCAGGTGCAGCGGAGATTGTGGCCGCAGGTGGCAAGCTGAACCGCGATCCGCAGCCTGAGGATGACGAACCACCCCACTTGGCCATGTGTTCAGACACGGAAGGCAATGAGATCATGCTGACGAGGAAGCGGTAGGCTTCCACCTCATCAGGAGGGGCTATTTGCCATAGACATCCTTTTCGGAACGGAAGCCGTCTTTGATGACGGTCTCTTTCAGGTTTTCCTGGGTGACGGCGATGATGGGCAGGAAGATGGAGGGGACGGAGGTCTTGCCGTTGTCGGTTTCGTTTTTGGCGATGATGGGGCGGCGGGTGGCGAGGCGGACGGCGAGGTCGGCGGCCTGGTTGGCGAGAACAGTGAGGGGTTTGTAAACGGTCATGGTTTGGCTGCCGGTGACGATGCGCTGGCAGGCGGCGAGGTCCGCATCCTGACCCGTGACGATGACTTTGCCAACAAGGCCTTCTTCAATGAGGGCCTGGATGGCTCCGCCTGCGGTGCCGTCGTTGCTGGCGAGGATGGCATCTATTCCCTGCCCTGCCTTAGTGATGGCAGCGTTGGTAATCTTCTTGGCATTCTCAGGCTTCCAGTCCTCGGCCCAGTCTTCGAAGACGACTTCGATGCGGCCTGAGGCGATGAGGGGATTGAGGATGTTGTCCTGGCCCTGCTTGAAGAGGACGGCGTTGTTATCAGTCTTGGCACCGTAGATGCGGATGAGGCGAAGGGGACCCTGGGCAGGCAGGCGGTCGGCGATGAACTGGGCCTGAAGCTCGCCCACTTTGATGTTGTCAAAAGTAATGTAAAGGTCGGTATCGGCACCGGTGATGAGGCGGTCATAGGATAGGACGGGGATGCCTTCGGCATGAGCCATCTCCACCGCGCGGGCCATGGCCGCCCCGTTATGAGGAATGATGACGAGGGCGTCCACGCCACGGGTGATGAGACTTTCCACATCCCGAAGCTGGCGGGTGTCGTCGCTGTTGGCTGATTCCACCAGGACGGTGGCCCCGAGTTTTTTGGCCTGGGCGACAAAGAGGTCGCGGTCGCCGATCCAGCGTTCTTCTTTGAGCGTGTCCATGCTGAGTCCAATCACGGGGCCGTCGCTGCCGCCTGTAGTTCCTTTGCTGACATCCACGCCGCCCCGCGAGATGACGAGGCCTGTGGCGATACTGAGAAGGCAAGATAGAAGGACCAGGGCGATACGGACATTCATGACAGCCACGGTTTACCGAGCAGGCAGGCGGATGGCGAGTACAAATGATGAACCGCCAGTCAGGATCAGGCAGCGATGCCGAGGTGCTGGCGGATATGTTTGAGGATCCCAGCGCAGCCGTCTTCCAGAAGGTCCAGCACTTTGTCGAATCCCTCCGGGCCGCCATAGTAGGGGTCCGGCACTTCACTTTCCTCATGAAGGCTGCAGAACTCGCAAAAAAGGCGGACTTTGGCCGCGTGCAGGCTTTCCCGGTCAAAGGCGCGGAGATCCTGTTGATTGCTACGGTCCATGACGAGGATGAGGTCGTATTCTCCTAGATCGGCGTCCTGTACTTGCCGAGCGAAGCTGGTCAGCTCAAAACCACGGGCGGTGGCCGCGTTCATCATGCGCTGGTCCGCCCGCTTGCCAGTGTGCCAGCCAGCCGTGCCTGCGGAGTCTATGAACACCTGTTCTGCGAGGCCTGCCTCTGTAATGACCCGGCGCATGACCCCTTCCGCTGCCGGTGAGCGGCAGATGTTGCCGAGGCAAACAAAGAGGAGCTTGAAGACAGGCGCGGGTGACATGGCGGGGATCAGGAAAGGGCGGACAGCAGTTTGCCATGGATGCCGTCGAATCCGCCATTGCTAAAGATGACAATCACGTCACCTGGCCGGGTTTCCGCCTTGAGCCGGGCGACGATGGCGTTGGTATCCGGCTCGTGAAAGCAGGCGCGGCCGGCGGAGCTGACGCTGAGGGCGACGAACTCGGGATCCAGTCGCTCAGCGGCGGTAACTTTTTCCGGATTGGCCACGGAGGCGATGACGGATCCATCGGCTTCCTTCAGGGCCTCGATAAGCTCGTTCTGGAGGACGTTGCGGCGGCTTGTGTTGGAGCGCGGTTCAAAGACAGCCCACAGGCGCTGGCCGGGATATTTCTGGCGGAGGCCGCGCAGAGTTTCCCGCAAGGCCGTTGGATGGTGGCCGAAGTCATCCATGATGGTGATGCCCCCGGCAACACCGCGCACCTGCTGGCGGCGGCGGATGCCTTTGAAGGTCTCCAGGGCGGCACGGATTTCATCATCCGACAGTCCGGCATGACGGGCGGCGCAGATGCACATGGCGGCATTGCGCACGTTAAACTCGCCGATCATGGGGACGCTAAAGGGCACGCCATTGATCTCGAAGGCGGTGCCGTCCGGGCTGGCCCGGGTAATGAGAATGCGCTCGCTGCAGGTTTCCCCCAAACCGACGGTTTTCACCGGGGAGTAACTTTTGAGGGAGAGGCAGTTTTTGTCATCGCCATTGAGCAGCACCAGGCCATTCCGGGGTACGCTGTTGAGGAGGCGCTGGAAGGAGAGCAGGATGGCATCGAGATCGGCAAAAATGTCCGCGTGATCAAACTCGATGTTATTGACGACGACGCACTCCGGCAGGTAGTGGAGGAACTTGGAGCGTTTGTCGAAGTAGGCGGTGTCATATTCATCCCCTTCGATGACAAAGAGATCGCTATGGTTAAAGCGGGCACCGCTGGTGAAGTTTTCCGGCACACCACCGATCATGAATCCAGGCTCCCTGCCGGCATGCTCAAAGATCCAGGCGAGCATGGTGCTGGTGGTGGTCTTGCCATGGGTACCGCTGACGACGAAGCTGCGCTTGCCCTGGATGACCTCAGTTTTCAGCAGCTCAGCCATGGAGACATAGGGGAGCTTGCGCTCCAGGAGGGTTTCCAGTTCCTCATTGCCCCTGGAGATGGCATTGCCGACGACGTAAAGATCAGCGGAAGGAGGCAGGTTTTCAGCGGTGTAACCTTCCGTCAAGGTGATGCCGGCATCCCGGAGGACATCGGACATGGGGGGATAAACTTTTTCATCGGAGCCGGAGATGGTATAACCCAGGGAGCGGAGGGCCACGGCGGTGGAGCCCATGGCGGTGCCGCAGATGCCGATGAAATGAAGATGCTTGGAGACAGACATGAGGAAGGCCGCGCCGGTCCTGGAGCGGTGATCTCCCTCAAGTAGGGCAAGAAGGGGACCGGGCAAGCAGATTCAGGCGGGAAATCCCATCATCAAGAACTCCTGGATCGTCACCCCTTGGTGGTGAGACAGTCTTTAAGCACAAGGAGGAGGGATTCGGCTGTGTAAGGCTTGGAGACAAAATGCCGGACGCCCAGGCTGGTGGCTTTGGCCACAGCATCATTGGTGGAGATACCGCTGGCAGCGATGATCTTCAGTTCCGGGTTCATGTTCCTGAGCACCTTGATGGTGGCCGGGCCGTCCATGACCGGCATCATCATGTCGGTGAGGACGATGGCGATGGAATTGCGGTGCTGGGCGTAAAGGGTGACTGCCTCTGCTCCATCCGCTGCCAGGAGGGCCTTGTAACCGAAGGTCTGCAAAGTCTGCTGGGTGATTTCGCGAATGGTCTCCTCATCATCCACAACCAAAACCGTCTGGCCTGAGCCATAGGGAAGGTCTTCACTCCGGAGTTCCGTGGTGACGGGGCCGGCGGATTCCAGAGCAGGGAGGAAGATGGTAAAGCGGCTGCCGTGCCCCCGCTCGCTATCTACCTGGAAAAATCCGCCATGGCTTTTAACGATCGCCAGGGAGGTGGAAAGCCCGAGGCCGGTGCCTTTTCCAAGCTCCTTGGTGGTGAAAAAGGGATCAAAGATCTGCTCAATGATATTCTGGGGGATGCCTGTCCCGGTATCGCTGACCTGGATTTTCAAGTAGGGGCCAGGCCGCGCGTCCAGGTTCATGACGGCATAGCTTTCATCCAGTTGCTCATTGCTGGCGGAGACTACAATGCGGCCGCCCTCGGGCATGGCATCCCTGGCATTCACGCAGAGATTGAGCATGACCTGATGCAGCTGGGTGGGATCACCGGCCACAGGCCAGAGGTGCTCCTGGCATTCGGTGAAGATCTGGATGTTTTTGGGGAAGGTGTCCCGGGCGATTTTTTCAATGTCACGAATGAGGGCAATGGCATGCACATCCATCCGGCGCCCCTCCATGCCACGGGCAAAAGAGAGCACCTGGTTGACCATCTCCGCGCCCCGCTGCGCACTCTGGGAGATGGTGGCCAGGATGTCCTGGCCGGCTTTGTCCGTCACGGTCATCTTCAGGAGGTCAATCGCCATCATGATGGGCGCGAGCACGTTATTAAGGTCATGGGCGATGCCGCCGGCAAGGGTGCCGATGCTTTCCATGCGCTGGGCGCGCAAAAACTGCTGCTCGAGTTTCTTCTTTTCGGTGATGTCGGTATTGATGCAGAGTACCGACCTGGGGCTGCCATCGCTGTCGTTAACCACGGTCCACCGGCATTCGATGGTCAGAGGTTTTCCATCTTTGGAAAACTGGTCGAGTTCACCGACCCATTCCCCTTCATCAAAGAGCTGGCGGATGGCGGCATCGAAAGCGGCGCTGTCCTGATAGAAAACATCCGTGACCTTTTTCCCGAGGACCTCTTCCGCACTCCAGCCGTAAAGAAGCTCGGCACTTTTGTTCCAATAGGTGATGCAATGGTTAAGGTCGCGAACAAGAATGGCATCCTGGGCTTTGTCGAGCAGGGAGGCCTGCTCACGAAGACGCTCATCCGTCACCTGGCGCTCCAGCTCCTCGGCGACCCGTGCTGCGAAAATCTTCAGGGTGGAATGAACCAGCGAGACCTGCTCCAGAGGGCGCTTGTAAAAAACAGACATGATGCCATTGACCTTGGAGCGGGTATCC carries:
- a CDS encoding PSD1 and planctomycete cytochrome C domain-containing protein yields the protein MVLLAALPAAASVDFARDIQPLFAEHCLECHGPDDAKGGLTLTSREDALKTLKSGAHGIIPGKPEASELITRVTSTDPDEQMPPPKHRAKKPITERETELLRQWIADGAKYELHWAYQPVDKPAVPKGKHPVDAFIHARLQAEGLTPSPEADRITLVRRVHYDLLGLPPSPELVDAFVADKSPRAYEVMLDQALASPHFGERWGRHWLDMARYADSDGYEKDRPRPDAWRYRDWVIRAINEDLPFDQFTIEQLAGDLLPSATPEQIVATAFNRQTLTNTEGGTDQEQFRVEACMDRTETVGAVWMGLTVGCARCHTHKYDQITHREYFQLYAYFNNGDEVVRQAPVSPEEWSRYEKANGASTRKLIPLQKTLDEAKANLPQALTKWEPGVQARLKKAREAKATAAFSPLKITKITSKAGSKFEHLPDDSVLASGKQGKTDRYTLEMKTGDAPVYAIQIEVLADDSLPGKGPGRSSRGNFVLNEVTLMVAGKSVGLHSPKATFEQSGFKAAGTVDGDLETGWAISGGTGKPHKLTLQLAEPASANQTLTLLLDQHYGKNEHSIGRFRVRASNVETEDSIAPSAVVRILDEEPRRRNPVVIQALYDWLEKTDPRVVAAAAALKAAQDKLPKPPLMDVRVLAQRRDARETHVLYRGDFLQPTDKVQPGTLDVLPKRKAESGTRLDLAQWLVSRENPLTSRVTVNHIWGKLFGEGLVKTSADFGVRGDRPTHPELLDWLAADFMDQGWSRKKLLKTIMMSSTYRQQSMDRAEASAKDPKNELLWKQNRLRVEAEIVRDLGLAASGLLAPKIGGPSVFPPMPADVAALSYANNFKWATSAGADRYRRGIYTFFKRTSPYPDLTTFDCPDSNVANVKRSISNTPLQALTTLNAEPYNETAQALAARILKEEYPTDTARITRAFRLCVSRMPELNELQALQKLLDDARYHYQAASEEAKTAVGAYTVTNTPDHETAAWVATTRILLNMDEFITRE
- the mpl gene encoding UDP-N-acetylmuramate:L-alanyl-gamma-D-glutamyl-meso-diaminopimelate ligase; its protein translation is MSVSKHLHFIGICGTAMGSTAVALRSLGYTISGSDEKVYPPMSDVLRDAGITLTEGYTAENLPPSADLYVVGNAISRGNEELETLLERKLPYVSMAELLKTEVIQGKRSFVVSGTHGKTTTSTMLAWIFEHAGREPGFMIGGVPENFTSGARFNHSDLFVIEGDEYDTAYFDKRSKFLHYLPECVVVNNIEFDHADIFADLDAILLSFQRLLNSVPRNGLVLLNGDDKNCLSLKSYSPVKTVGLGETCSERILITRASPDGTAFEINGVPFSVPMIGEFNVRNAAMCICAARHAGLSDDEIRAALETFKGIRRRQQVRGVAGGITIMDDFGHHPTALRETLRGLRQKYPGQRLWAVFEPRSNTSRRNVLQNELIEALKEADGSVIASVANPEKVTAAERLDPEFVALSVSSAGRACFHEPDTNAIVARLKAETRPGDVIVIFSNGGFDGIHGKLLSALS
- a CDS encoding low molecular weight protein-tyrosine-phosphatase; its protein translation is MSPAPVFKLLFVCLGNICRSPAAEGVMRRVITEAGLAEQVFIDSAGTAGWHTGKRADQRMMNAATARGFELTSFARQVQDADLGEYDLILVMDRSNQQDLRAFDRESLHAAKVRLFCEFCSLHEESEVPDPYYGGPEGFDKVLDLLEDGCAGILKHIRQHLGIAA
- a CDS encoding substrate-binding domain-containing protein, translating into MNVRIALVLLSCLLSIATGLVISRGGVDVSKGTTGGSDGPVIGLSMDTLKEERWIGDRDLFVAQAKKLGATVLVESANSDDTRQLRDVESLITRGVDALVIIPHNGAAMARAVEMAHAEGIPVLSYDRLITGADTDLYITFDNIKVGELQAQFIADRLPAQGPLRLIRIYGAKTDNNAVLFKQGQDNILNPLIASGRIEVVFEDWAEDWKPENAKKITNAAITKAGQGIDAILASNDGTAGGAIQALIEEGLVGKVIVTGQDADLAACQRIVTGSQTMTVYKPLTVLANQAADLAVRLATRRPIIAKNETDNGKTSVPSIFLPIIAVTQENLKETVIKDGFRSEKDVYGK
- a CDS encoding VOC family protein; protein product: MLVERFKYTIWAADMERALKFYTDVFGGKLIKQNPHIGEVEICGSVLSIHGGGEGGKTWTGLTFQVPDVIAGAAEIVAAGGKLNRDPQPEDDEPPHLAMCSDTEGNEIMLTRKR